In one Trichlorobacter lovleyi SZ genomic region, the following are encoded:
- a CDS encoding response regulator → MARLFLIDQHPAVRQGLALLLQGKHTICGEAGSRGEAVEQLGTSGADLVLLDLVLGPENGFELIASARRLGINVLVYSLCEDAESISGAFAVGAGGYVTKCEPADALLAAVTDLLAGKRHISPRAAQSLANRTLAACKNNQI, encoded by the coding sequence GTGGCACGTCTTTTTTTGATTGATCAACATCCTGCCGTGCGTCAGGGATTGGCGCTGCTGCTGCAGGGAAAACATACCATCTGCGGTGAGGCAGGCAGCCGGGGCGAAGCGGTTGAACAACTTGGCACGTCCGGCGCTGATCTGGTGCTGCTTGATCTTGTGCTTGGCCCGGAGAACGGGTTTGAGCTGATAGCATCGGCACGTCGGCTGGGCATCAACGTACTGGTCTACTCCCTCTGTGAAGATGCAGAGAGCATCTCCGGTGCCTTTGCTGTCGGTGCCGGCGGCTATGTAACCAAATGTGAACCTGCCGATGCCCTGCTTGCCGCCGTAACCGACCTACTGGCAGGCAAGCGCCACATCAGCCCACGGGCCGCCCAGAGTCTGGCAAACCGGACCCTGGCCGCCTGCAAAAATAACCAGATCTGA
- a CDS encoding response regulator transcription factor, giving the protein MTDAAQGARIFLIDDHPAVRKGLTLLLTQEAHRVCGEADSAARTCELLPGSGAEIAFLDLSLGDESGLDLIPAICGLGIPVLIYSMHEDGDTIQKARGAGALGYVSKREPEELLLVAVTELLAGRAYLSPRITQGLADSLSVTPPVKTEALLSEREQQLLAMLGQGDGHQDMAAAFGISVRTVETYFNRIIIKLGLEGMKGLRRFAIQNHHSKNGF; this is encoded by the coding sequence CGCAAGGTGCCAGAATATTTCTGATTGATGACCACCCGGCTGTGCGGAAGGGGTTAACACTGCTGCTTACCCAGGAGGCTCACCGCGTCTGCGGTGAGGCCGACAGCGCTGCCAGGACCTGTGAACTGCTCCCCGGGTCAGGTGCAGAGATCGCCTTTCTGGACCTCTCCCTGGGGGATGAAAGCGGGCTTGATCTTATCCCGGCCATTTGCGGCCTTGGTATCCCCGTGCTGATCTACTCCATGCATGAGGATGGCGACACCATCCAGAAGGCCCGTGGCGCAGGTGCCCTGGGCTATGTCTCCAAGCGGGAGCCGGAGGAGCTGCTGCTGGTTGCTGTAACAGAACTGCTGGCAGGCAGAGCCTACCTGAGCCCCCGCATTACCCAGGGCCTGGCAGACAGTCTGTCTGTCACACCGCCGGTTAAGACGGAAGCGCTGCTCAGTGAGCGGGAACAGCAACTGCTGGCCATGCTGGGCCAGGGAGATGGTCATCAGGATATGGCCGCTGCCTTCGGGATCAGTGTCCGCACGGTAGAAACCTACTTTAACCGGATTATCATCAAGCTGGGTCTTGAAGGCATGAAAGGACTCAGGCGTTTTGCCATACAAAATCACCATTCAAAAAACGGTTTTTAG